A part of Saimiri boliviensis isolate mSaiBol1 chromosome 11, mSaiBol1.pri, whole genome shotgun sequence genomic DNA contains:
- the ZDHHC18 gene encoding palmitoyltransferase ZDHHC18 isoform X1, which produces MKDCEYQQISPGAAPQPASPGARRPGPAAPPTPGPRPAPPAAPAPPRWSGSGSGSGSGSLGRRPRRKWEVFPGRNRFYCGGRLMLAGHGGVFALTLLLILTTTGLFFVFDCPYLARKLTLAIPIIAAILFFFVMSCLLQTSFTDPGILPRATVCEAAALEKQIDNTGSSTYRPPPRTREVMINGQMVKLKYCFTCKMFRPPRTSHCSVCDNCVERFDHHCPWVGNCVGRRNYRFFYAFILSLSFLTAFIFACVVTHLTLRSQGSNFLSTLKETPASVLELVICFFSIWSILGLSGFHTYLVASNLTTNEDIKGSWSSKRGGEASVNPYSHKSIITNCCAVLCGPLPPSLIDRRGFVQSDTVLPSPSRSDEPACRAKPDASMCVRGLKDLLRTAALCLSRSGLGGARHSAPPPA; this is translated from the exons cccgccccgccgcgctGGAGCGGTAGCGGCAGCGGCAGCGGGAGCGGGAGCCTCGGCCGCCGCCCGCGGCGCAAGTGGGAGGTGTTCCCGGGCCGCAACCGCTTCTACTGCGGCGGCCGCCTCATGCTGGCCGGCCACGGCGGCGTCTTCGCGCTCACGCTGCTGCTCATCCTCACCACCACCGGCCTCTTCTTCGTCTTCGA CTGTCCCTACCTGGCCCGCAAGCTGACCCTTGCCATCCCCATCATCGCTGCCATCCTCTTCTTCTTTGTTATGAGCTGCCTGCTGCAGACAAGCTTCACCGACCCTGGGATCCTGCCCCGGGCCACTGTCTGTGAAGCAGCCGCCCTGGAGAAACAGATCG aCAACACAGGCAGTTCTACATACCGGCCGCCCCCTCGGACCCGGGAGGTGATGATCAATGGGCAGATGGTGAAGCTGAAGTACTGCTTCACCTGCAAGATGTTCCGGCCACCTCGGACCTCACACTGCAGTGTTTGCGACAACTGTGTGG AACGATTTGACCATCACTGCCCCTGGGTAGGCAACTGTGTGGGGAGACGGAACTATCGCTTCTTCTACGCGTTTATTCTCTCCCTCTCATTCCTGACGGCCTTCATCTTTGCCTGCGTGGTCACCCACCTGACGTTGC GCTCTCAGGGAAGCAACTTCCTTTCCACTCTGAAGGAGACACCAGCAAG TGTGCTGGAGTTGGTGATCTGCTTCTTCTCCATCTGGTCCATTCTGGGCCTCTCAGGGTTTCACACGTACCTCGTCGCCTCCAACCTGACTACTAATGAAGAT ATCAAAGGCTCGTGGTCCAGCAAGAGGGGCGGTGAGGCCTCTGTCAACCCCTACAGCCATAAAAGTATTATCACCAACTGCTGCGCTGTGCTTTGTGGCCCCCTACCTCCCAG CCTGATTGACCGGAGAGGATTTGTGCAGTCCGACACCGTGTTGCCCTCACCCAGCAGAAGCGATGAGCCAGCCTGCAGAGCCAAGCCTGATGCCAGCATG TGTGTGCGGGGGCTTAAGGACCTCCTGAGGACCGCTGCTCTCTGCCTCTCCAGGAGTGGCCTGGGGGGAGCCAGGCACTCGGCACCTCCACCTGCCTAA